One Micromonospora sp. FIMYZ51 genomic window carries:
- a CDS encoding L,D-transpeptidase, producing the protein MTSLPGAAPVARPDDLTSRPVGEATTPAADEAPGGPAAVPAPDWLPEIDYDPAPAGFPADPDTLDTTPLTEGVRPDRRLAVYDAPGGRPLAFLMPTIRGVELTVPVAQREAGWTAVLLPSANRRLAWLPPGGFRTVPLVDQIVVERVPYRLTWYRDGEAKRSWRLSLGQPGQETPLGRTFVLGRTPPPEAVYGGVDILALGSIPDDPDAVPAGLRGAHIGIHTWYHDGELGRSTTNGCIRLTSSGQRLLLEQLRPGTPVVVVDELPTPPPTA; encoded by the coding sequence TTGACCTCGCTGCCCGGGGCGGCACCGGTGGCGCGGCCGGACGACCTGACTTCCCGGCCCGTCGGCGAGGCGACGACGCCCGCCGCTGACGAGGCGCCAGGCGGTCCGGCTGCGGTGCCTGCGCCGGACTGGCTACCGGAGATCGACTACGACCCGGCACCCGCCGGCTTCCCCGCCGACCCGGACACCCTGGACACCACACCGTTGACCGAGGGGGTACGCCCCGACCGCCGGCTCGCCGTCTACGACGCGCCCGGCGGACGACCGCTGGCCTTCCTGATGCCGACCATCCGTGGCGTTGAGCTGACCGTACCCGTCGCGCAGCGGGAGGCTGGCTGGACGGCCGTACTGCTCCCCTCGGCCAACCGCAGACTGGCCTGGCTGCCACCCGGCGGCTTCCGTACGGTCCCACTGGTCGACCAGATCGTGGTGGAGCGGGTGCCGTACCGGCTGACCTGGTACCGCGACGGCGAGGCGAAACGCAGTTGGCGGCTCAGTCTGGGCCAGCCCGGCCAGGAGACGCCACTCGGCCGGACCTTCGTCCTGGGCCGCACCCCACCACCGGAGGCGGTCTACGGCGGCGTCGACATCCTCGCCCTCGGCTCGATCCCCGATGACCCGGACGCGGTACCCGCAGGTCTGCGGGGCGCGCACATCGGCATCCACACCTGGTACCACGACGGCGAACTGGGCCGGTCGACCACGAACGGCTGTATCCGGCTGACCAGCAGCGGCCAGCGGCTCCTGCTGGAGCAGCTGCGTCCGGGCACGCCGGTGGTGGTCGTCGACGAGCTACCCACCCCACCCCCGACCGCCTGA
- a CDS encoding cytochrome c biogenesis protein CcdA yields MEAPLLLALTAGMLGAVNPCGFAMLPAYLSLLVAGAADTRGAIRRALTAAGALTGGYVLVFGAFGLALAPLAGWLRPRLPWFTVGLGLLLVALGCWLLAGRRLPTPRPLARAPRLTRTLPSMVLFGMAYAVASLGCAIAPFLATVVTSLQAGSTLRGLALFGAYALGMGLVVAVAALGVALVRGEVVARLRGVGAWAPRLSGLVLLLAGSYVAWYGWYEARLFAGRRDALTDPVVTTAAGIQRWLAGTLDTAGPAVLAVLLAALLLTAWLRRKGPLLTPAVEEGPPINTEAARTEAARTEAARTEAARTEAARTEAAHVASSGGGAVSEG; encoded by the coding sequence ATGGAGGCGCCACTGCTGCTCGCCTTGACCGCCGGCATGCTCGGCGCGGTCAACCCGTGCGGCTTCGCGATGCTGCCGGCGTACCTGTCGTTGCTGGTCGCCGGTGCCGCCGACACGCGGGGCGCGATCCGGCGGGCGCTCACCGCCGCGGGTGCGCTCACCGGCGGGTACGTGCTGGTGTTCGGCGCCTTCGGGCTGGCGCTGGCCCCACTCGCCGGTTGGCTGCGGCCCCGGCTGCCGTGGTTCACCGTCGGGTTGGGACTGCTGCTTGTGGCGCTCGGCTGCTGGCTGCTCGCCGGCCGGCGGCTGCCCACCCCGCGCCCGCTGGCCCGGGCACCGCGACTGACCCGCACGCTGCCGTCGATGGTGCTCTTCGGCATGGCGTACGCGGTCGCCTCGCTGGGCTGCGCCATCGCGCCGTTCCTGGCCACCGTGGTGACCAGCCTCCAGGCCGGCTCGACGCTGCGCGGGCTGGCGCTGTTCGGCGCGTACGCCCTCGGCATGGGGCTGGTGGTGGCGGTCGCCGCGCTCGGCGTGGCGCTGGTGCGCGGCGAGGTGGTGGCCCGGCTGCGCGGCGTCGGCGCCTGGGCACCCCGGCTCAGCGGCCTGGTGCTGCTGCTCGCCGGCAGCTACGTCGCCTGGTACGGCTGGTACGAGGCACGGCTCTTCGCCGGCCGCCGTGATGCGCTCACCGACCCGGTGGTGACCACCGCCGCCGGCATCCAGCGCTGGCTCGCCGGCACCCTGGACACCGCCGGCCCCGCCGTGCTCGCCGTCCTCCTCGCCGCGCTGCTCCTCACCGCCTGGCTGCGAAGGAAGGGCCCCCTGTTAACGCCTGCGGTAGAGGAAGGGCCCCCTATTAACACCGAAGCGGCGCGCACCGAAGCGGCGCGCACCGAAGCGGCGCGCACCGAAGCGGCGCGCACCGAAGCGGCGCGCACCGAAGCGGCGCACGTCGCGTCGTCCGGTGGTGGGGCGGTCAGCGAGGGGTGA
- a CDS encoding alpha-amylase family protein produces MHRRRLRPALVALATIASLLAPNLVTTPPAMAAPAGGKKVIANLFEWNWPSVASECTSTLGPKGYGYVQVSPPQEHVRGNQWWVAYQPVSYRIESRKGTREQFRSMVATCQAAGVKVIVDAVINHMSGQANGGTGWAGSSYQHYVYPGIYQAQDFNYCGRNGNNDIANYHDRYEVQYCELVNLADLKTGSDYVRSRLAAYLNDLLSLGVDGFRLDASKHMPAADIANILSRLDRRPYIVQEVIFGAGEPITPNEYTGNGDVHEFRYGKDLARVFRSERLAYLRNFGAGWGHLPSGVSAVFIDNHDTQRDDGGVLTYRDRGIYALANAFMLAWPYGSPSVMSSYTFNSRDAGPPSDGTNKTLNTVCYSGWECEHRWPVIANMVGFRNATEGTGVSNWYDNGNNHIAFSRTGRGFITINDEDAAVNGRSYYTGLPAGRYCDIIHGTYSNGTCTGPIITVDANGWFPANVPAHDAIAIHTSARLP; encoded by the coding sequence ATGCATCGACGTCGACTCCGCCCAGCGCTCGTCGCGCTCGCCACGATCGCCAGCCTCCTCGCCCCCAACCTCGTGACGACGCCCCCGGCCATGGCCGCACCGGCCGGCGGCAAGAAGGTCATCGCCAACCTCTTCGAGTGGAACTGGCCCTCGGTGGCCAGCGAGTGCACCAGCACCCTCGGCCCGAAGGGCTACGGCTACGTCCAGGTCTCGCCCCCGCAGGAGCACGTCCGCGGCAACCAGTGGTGGGTGGCCTACCAGCCGGTCAGCTACCGGATCGAGTCCCGCAAGGGCACCCGCGAGCAGTTCCGTTCCATGGTGGCCACCTGCCAGGCAGCCGGCGTGAAGGTGATCGTGGACGCGGTCATCAACCACATGTCCGGCCAGGCGAACGGCGGCACCGGCTGGGCCGGCTCGTCGTACCAGCACTACGTCTACCCGGGCATCTACCAGGCGCAGGACTTCAACTACTGCGGTCGCAACGGCAACAACGACATCGCCAACTACCACGACCGGTACGAGGTGCAGTACTGCGAACTGGTGAACCTCGCCGACCTCAAGACCGGCTCGGACTACGTCCGGTCCCGGCTGGCCGCGTACCTCAACGACCTGCTCTCGCTCGGCGTGGACGGCTTCCGGCTGGACGCCAGCAAGCACATGCCCGCCGCCGACATCGCAAACATCCTCAGTCGACTCGACCGTCGGCCGTACATCGTGCAGGAGGTGATCTTCGGCGCGGGCGAGCCGATCACCCCGAACGAGTACACCGGCAACGGCGACGTGCACGAATTCCGCTACGGCAAGGACCTGGCCCGGGTCTTCCGCTCGGAGCGGCTGGCCTACCTGCGCAACTTCGGTGCGGGCTGGGGCCACCTGCCCAGCGGCGTCTCCGCCGTCTTCATCGACAACCACGACACCCAGCGCGACGACGGCGGCGTGCTCACGTACCGCGACCGGGGCATCTACGCGCTCGCCAACGCCTTCATGCTGGCCTGGCCGTACGGCTCGCCGTCGGTGATGTCGAGCTACACCTTCAACAGCCGGGACGCCGGCCCGCCCTCGGACGGCACCAACAAGACGTTGAACACGGTGTGTTACTCGGGTTGGGAATGCGAGCACCGCTGGCCGGTGATCGCGAACATGGTCGGCTTCCGCAACGCCACCGAGGGCACCGGGGTCAGCAACTGGTACGACAACGGCAACAACCACATCGCCTTCAGCCGTACCGGCCGGGGCTTCATCACCATCAACGACGAGGACGCCGCGGTCAACGGCCGCTCGTACTACACCGGCCTACCCGCCGGCCGCTACTGCGACATCATCCACGGCACCTACTCAAACGGCACCTGCACCGGCCCGATCATCACGGTCGACGCCAACGGCTGGTTCCCCGCCAACGTCCCCGCCCACGACGCAATAGCCATCCACACCTCCGCCCGCCTCCCCTAA
- a CDS encoding NADH-ubiquinone oxidoreductase-F iron-sulfur binding region domain-containing protein produces the protein MRTTVPPVACVGEPRITAGFAEFGRLDLRAHEMVHGPISPMEPSVLLGLAEGIQLKGKGGAGFPFARKLRAVLESCERQDLPPVVVVNATEGEPASWKDKVILTRAPHLILDGAALAAFALDAEEIVLCVADDLIGRDSLMEALEERRMPVPTSVVTVPHRFISGEGGALVNGINGLPHIPPGTKKRSSDSGVNNLPTLLSNAETYSQMAIAARLGPYEYAALGTDDEPGTVLLSVTGAAKRHAVVECAAGTPLREVLELCEVPEGPGILMGGYHGKWITWEAANKAEVSRKGLAAVGGTLGAGIIVPLANDTCPLGEAAQVVRYLAGESAGQCGPCKRGLPDLARAVDLAVSGSAPVEVVRAAAGDVKGRGACSHPDGTSRFALSAMEVFADDLKRHTTGEGCGRRVKGVMGLPGAPDPDPQKLVLDWSRCDGHGLCAHVVPDFIRLDHNGYPAFPATPVPTWLREGAAKAVKVCPELALRLTRA, from the coding sequence ATGCGTACCACGGTGCCGCCGGTGGCCTGCGTCGGCGAGCCCCGGATCACCGCCGGATTCGCCGAGTTCGGCCGGCTCGACCTGCGTGCGCACGAGATGGTGCACGGCCCGATCAGCCCGATGGAACCCTCCGTGCTGCTGGGCCTGGCCGAGGGCATCCAGCTCAAGGGCAAGGGTGGTGCGGGCTTCCCGTTCGCCAGGAAACTGCGCGCGGTGCTGGAGTCCTGCGAGCGTCAGGACCTGCCGCCGGTGGTGGTGGTGAACGCCACCGAGGGTGAACCGGCCAGCTGGAAGGACAAGGTCATCCTCACCCGGGCCCCGCACCTGATCCTCGACGGTGCCGCGCTGGCCGCGTTCGCGCTCGACGCCGAGGAGATCGTGCTCTGCGTGGCCGACGACCTGATCGGCCGGGACTCCCTGATGGAGGCGCTGGAGGAGCGCCGGATGCCGGTGCCGACAAGCGTGGTGACGGTGCCGCACCGGTTCATCAGCGGCGAGGGCGGTGCGCTCGTCAACGGGATCAACGGGTTGCCGCACATCCCGCCCGGCACCAAGAAGCGGTCCAGCGACTCCGGCGTGAACAACCTGCCCACCCTGCTCTCCAACGCCGAGACGTACTCCCAGATGGCGATCGCCGCCCGGCTCGGACCGTACGAGTACGCGGCGCTCGGCACCGACGACGAGCCCGGCACCGTGCTGCTCAGCGTGACCGGCGCGGCGAAGCGGCACGCAGTGGTCGAGTGCGCCGCCGGCACGCCGCTGCGGGAGGTCCTCGAACTCTGCGAGGTGCCCGAGGGGCCGGGCATCCTGATGGGCGGCTACCACGGCAAGTGGATCACCTGGGAGGCGGCGAACAAGGCCGAGGTCTCCCGCAAGGGGCTGGCCGCGGTCGGCGGCACCCTCGGCGCCGGCATCATCGTGCCGCTGGCCAACGACACCTGCCCGCTCGGCGAGGCCGCCCAGGTGGTGCGCTACCTGGCCGGCGAGTCCGCCGGGCAGTGCGGCCCGTGCAAACGCGGCCTGCCCGACCTGGCCCGCGCCGTCGACCTGGCCGTCTCCGGCAGCGCGCCGGTGGAGGTGGTCCGGGCCGCGGCCGGCGACGTCAAGGGCCGCGGCGCGTGCAGCCACCCCGACGGTACGTCCCGCTTCGCCCTCTCGGCGATGGAGGTCTTCGCCGACGACCTGAAGCGGCACACCACCGGCGAGGGCTGCGGCCGGCGGGTCAAGGGCGTGATGGGCCTGCCCGGCGCACCCGACCCGGACCCGCAGAAGCTGGTGCTGGACTGGTCCCGGTGCGACGGGCACGGCCTCTGCGCCCACGTGGTGCCGGACTTCATCCGGCTCGACCACAACGGATACCCGGCCTTCCCGGCCACTCCCGTGCCGACCTGGTTGCGGGAGGGCGCGGCGAAGGCGGTCAAGGTCTGTCCGGAACTCGCGCTGCGGCTGACAAGGGCCTGA
- a CDS encoding site-2 protease family protein — MRASFRLGRIVGVPVGVNWSVLVIFGLIWWGLSANLFPQSYPGRSGVAYLFAGLAAAVVFFLGLLAHEVSHAVVAKRNGLGVEGITLWLFGGVAQLRGEARTPGAELRIAGIGPLVSLIIGGFFGAIAMLLGIAGVQGLWLGVMAWLAGINLLLAVFNILPAAPLDGGRLLRAAVWKGTGDRVRATVVAARAGWVFGVVLIGFGLWRFLTGAGVGGLWLALIGWFLIGAASLEERQARVGSALRGLRVADVMTPQPQTASGEMTVADFVDNYLFAYRHTALPLTADGRPVGLVTLDRVRGVPSDQRSSTTLEAVACRAEDLVLASPDEQLTDLLPRLSECADGRALVVTEGRLIGIVSPSDISRAVQRGHLRDHP; from the coding sequence ATGAGGGCGAGTTTCCGGCTCGGCCGGATCGTGGGCGTACCGGTGGGGGTCAACTGGAGCGTCCTGGTCATTTTCGGGCTGATCTGGTGGGGGCTGTCGGCAAACCTGTTTCCGCAGTCGTACCCGGGCCGCTCCGGCGTGGCGTACCTCTTCGCGGGATTGGCCGCGGCGGTGGTCTTCTTTCTGGGGCTGCTCGCCCACGAGGTGTCGCACGCGGTGGTGGCGAAGCGTAACGGGCTGGGCGTCGAGGGGATCACCCTGTGGCTCTTCGGCGGGGTCGCGCAGTTGCGTGGTGAGGCCCGTACCCCGGGGGCGGAGCTGCGCATCGCCGGCATCGGTCCGCTGGTCAGCCTGATCATCGGCGGCTTCTTCGGGGCGATCGCGATGTTGCTCGGCATCGCCGGGGTGCAGGGGCTCTGGCTGGGCGTGATGGCCTGGCTCGCCGGCATCAACCTGCTGCTGGCGGTCTTCAACATTCTGCCGGCGGCGCCGCTGGATGGTGGCCGGCTGCTGCGCGCGGCGGTCTGGAAGGGCACCGGGGACCGGGTTCGGGCGACGGTGGTCGCGGCCCGGGCCGGTTGGGTGTTCGGCGTGGTGCTGATCGGGTTCGGGCTCTGGCGGTTCCTCACCGGTGCCGGCGTCGGCGGGCTGTGGCTGGCGCTGATCGGCTGGTTCCTGATCGGGGCGGCAAGCCTGGAGGAGCGGCAGGCCCGGGTGGGCAGCGCGCTGCGTGGGCTACGGGTCGCCGACGTGATGACTCCGCAGCCGCAGACCGCCTCGGGCGAGATGACGGTGGCCGACTTCGTCGACAACTATCTTTTCGCGTACCGGCACACGGCGTTGCCGCTGACTGCGGACGGGCGGCCGGTCGGCCTGGTCACCCTCGACCGGGTCCGTGGCGTCCCGAGTGACCAGCGGAGCAGCACCACCCTTGAGGCGGTGGCCTGCCGGGCCGAGGACCTGGTGCTCGCCTCTCCCGACGAACAGCTCACCGACCTGCTGCCCCGGCTCAGCGAGTGCGCCGACGGCCGCGCCCTGGTGGTCACCGAGGGTCGCCTGATCGGCATCGTCTCGCCAAGCGACATCAGCCGCGCCGTCCAGCGCGGCCACCTACGCGATCATCCCTGA
- a CDS encoding redoxin domain-containing protein, which produces MRSAGTTGRSTGAIVATLLAGVLATAGCGADPVAEAAPPAGPTAAATPAEGTTGSPSTGPASPGPVPETLRFTGKHLDGAAFDGASLAGRPVVLWFWAPWCAACASQAWTVAEIAPGFRDTVPIIGVAGLGEHKAMTDFVTEFELEPVPQLDDRAGAIWRRFEVVEQSTFVIIDRDGKVVHQGWLDGEDLTRRVTALAG; this is translated from the coding sequence ATGCGGTCGGCAGGTACCACGGGACGTTCCACCGGCGCGATCGTCGCCACACTGCTCGCCGGGGTGCTGGCCACCGCCGGCTGCGGTGCCGACCCGGTCGCCGAGGCGGCCCCGCCGGCCGGCCCAACGGCCGCCGCGACCCCGGCGGAGGGCACCACCGGGTCGCCCTCGACCGGACCGGCCAGCCCCGGGCCGGTGCCGGAGACCCTCCGGTTCACCGGTAAGCATCTGGACGGCGCGGCGTTCGACGGCGCCAGCCTGGCCGGCCGACCGGTGGTGCTCTGGTTCTGGGCGCCCTGGTGCGCGGCCTGCGCCAGCCAGGCATGGACGGTGGCCGAGATCGCGCCCGGCTTCCGGGACACCGTGCCGATCATCGGCGTGGCCGGGCTCGGCGAGCACAAGGCGATGACCGACTTCGTCACCGAGTTCGAGCTTGAGCCGGTGCCGCAGCTCGACGACCGGGCGGGGGCGATCTGGCGGCGCTTCGAGGTCGTCGAGCAGAGCACCTTCGTGATCATCGACCGGGACGGCAAGGTGGTCCACCAGGGTTGGCTGGACGGGGAGGACCTCACCCGCCGAGTCACCGCGCTGGCCGGCTGA